The Acinetobacter chinensis genomic sequence TGGGCGCCTCTGATAGATAAATTACCTATACCACTTCTGACTAAAATGATGGGGCAACGCCGTAGCTGGTTACTGATTTCCCAGTTGCTGGTCATCTGTGCAATCTGCTTAATGGCAATGACCAATCCAGATCCGAATACGATGGCTTTTGGTTCAGTCAGCAGCCTGACTTTTATGGCAATGGCAGCTGTATTTCTGGGTTTTTCATCCGCAACTCAGGACATTATTGTGGATGCCTACCGGATTGAACTGGCAGATGATCCTGATGTGCAGACAGTACTGGCATCCACCTATAACGCAGGTTATCGGATTGCCACTATTATCACCCAGCTGGGCGCTTTGCTGTTTGCAGCCTCGCTTGGAACTGCTGTTGGGAACTATATTTATCAGGCATGGCAGACCACTTATCTGGTCATGGCGGGTCTGATGATTGTGGGTGTCATTACAACTTTTGTCATTCATGAACCTGTGGTAAAACGCCAGAGCGATCATTATAAAAGCACGCAATATCTTCAGTTATTTTTAGTATTTGTTGTCTCAACGGGGATTTTTGTTACAGCATTCATTTATCTGGGACAATGGCTGAGTCTGTTGGCTGTTGAAGATGCATTTCTGAGTTTTGTCATTCAGGTCATACGATTTGTAGGAAGTGTACTTTGCGCCGTGGCAGTGGTTATGCTGCTGGTTCAGACTCCTTTGGTCGACAGCAAAATTGTTGTTGATACATGGGTTGCTCCATTTCTGGATTTCTTTAAACGCTATGGGCTGAAAGTAGCCCTGGCAATCCTGTTGTTGATCGGTTTTTATCGTATTTCAGATATTGTTGCAGGTGTCATGGCAAATCTTTTTTATCTGGATCTGAACTTTGATAAAGAAGAAATCGCCTGGTTCAATAAGTTTTTTGCAATCTTTTTTGTGATACTCGGTGGCTTTTTAGGTGGTTTACTGGCGCAGCGCTACAATGTCATGAAAATGATGTTGCTGGGGGCTGTTCTTGCCAGTAGTACGAACCTGATTTTTGTCGGGTTGGTCAAATCGGGTTCCACGATCAATGATGTTCAGCTTTCTGTAGGAACCAGGCAGTATACGGTTCATCCTGATGAGGTAGGGAACTGGAATATTAAAGTGGATGCAAAAGATTTTGCGGCATCTCCTCAGTTGAAAATTCAGGCACATCCTTCAGATACAGATCAGGCAATGGCGCTGACAGTTCCGGTTTCTGTATATCATGCTGGTGCTCAGCCACAGCTCATCGTTCGCGCGATTGGTGGAGATGATCAGTTACATCAGGATGAACTGAAAAAAGATGTGATTGTTCTGGGTTCACTGGTGAATTTGCCACAGCAGGCTACCGTTCAAAAAGTTCAGGTCAGTGTTCAGGGTGCAGAAGCTGTAGATGCTAAAATTGAAAATGGTTCATGGAGTGCGGTCATTCCTGGAGCACAACTGGCACAGCAGGATAAAATCAGCGTTCAGGCAGAATATCAGCATGCGGGACAGGTTCAGACTTTGACCCAGATGCATGCGTATCAGAATCTGAGCAATAAGCTGCAGCCAAAGTACCGTTTATCTGTGGCAGATATTCCATCGGTCAATATAGATCAGCGGGAACAGGTGGAACTGAAAGGTAAAGTGATTGTGCCCTACAGTAAAGTCTGGCTGGTGATGGGGATTATTTTTGATAATCTGGCATCGGGGCTTGCTGGTGCAGTCTTTATTGCCTTTCTGTCCAGTCTGACCAGTGTGTCTTTTACAGCGATGCAGTATGCAATTTTCAGTTCATTAATGTTGCTTTTACCTAAAATGATTGGTGGATATTCGGGTACAATTGTGACCAGTTTTGGATATTCAAACTTTTTCTTCATCACTTTTTTGATGGGAATTCCAATCTTCCTGCTGGTGCTTTGGGTTGCTAAGCTGTTAAGTGATCACAAAACACCATAATTTAAAATATTAAACCCAAGATAGGTGAATATTATGCGTATGCTGCATACCATGTTACGTGTAGGCAATCTGGAACGCTCACTGGCGTTCTATACTGAAGTCCTTGGTATGACTTTACTTCGTAAACGTGATTATGAAGAAGGTCGCTTTACCCTGGCATTTGTGGGTTATGGTGATGAAGAAAACAATACAGTGCTGGAGCTGACGCATAACTGGGATACAGATCATTATGAGCTGGGAAATGCTTATGGTCATATTGCAGTCGGTGTGGATGACGCCTATAAAGCCTGTGAAGAAATCAAAGCACGTGGTGGCAATGTCGTTCGTGAAGCGGGTCCTATGAAAGGCGGTGTAACAGTTATCGCCTTTGTTGAAGATCCGGATGGATATAAAGTGGAATTGATCCAGCAGGATCAGGATGCACGCAATAACTGATCTGAAAAAGGTCAGCTGTTAAGCATGTCTGATTTAAATTTAAGTGAACAATTAAGTAAAAGTTTAAGTGTCTGAAATAAATAGTGAACATTTTTCTCAGAAACTAGCTTAATTGAAACAGCCCAGTATGATGAATATTTACCCTGTGGTAAAACCATCTTCTGGGCTTTTTACTGCTCAGAAAAATCAGAAACACGACAGGATGTTGAATATGAATATATTAAAATTACTTGCACTTGATCGTTTCACAATTCTGTTGATCGTGATGGTCATACTGGCAACATTTTTACCTGTGTATGGACAGGCAGCCAGTATTTTTGGGGTTGTGACCAATATTGCTATTGCCATACTGTTTTTCCTGCATGGGGCAAAACTTTCGCGGGAAGCCATTGTGCAGGGGATACTGCACTGGCGACTGCATGGTGTGGTCTTTGCCATCACCTTTGCTGTGTTCCCCATTATAGGTTTACTGCTGAAACCTGTCATTGAACCTTTACTGGGACAACAACTTTACTGGGGTTTTCTGTTCATGTGCTTTTTGCCATCAACAGTTCAGTCTTCCATTGCCTTTACTTCAGTTGCTAAGGGTAATGTGGCAGCGGCAGTATGCAGTGCATCTTTTTCAAATCTTGTGGGTATGTTTATTACCCCAGTACTGGTCAGTCTGTTTATTTTTGGACAGAGTAAACATGAATACGATGCAACATCTTCCATCCTGGAAATTGCCTTGCTGTTACTGTTGCCGTTTATAGCAGGTCAGCTGTTAAGACCGCTGGTTTTCCCTTATATGGTGAAAATTCCGGGTATTGTAAAAGCATTTGATCAGGGCACCATTCTGATGGTGGTCTATGGAGCATTCAGTGGTGCTGTTGTGGCAGGTTTGTGGCATCAGGTCAGCTGGCAGACACTGCTGTTGTTAACGGTCATCTGTTCGCTGTTCCTGACCGTGATTATGTTGCTTGCATTGTATATTCCAAAATGGCTGGGCTTTAACAGAGAAGATCAGATTACGGTATTTTTCTGTGGGTCTAAAAAGACACTCGCCAGTGGTGTGCCTATGGCTCAGATTTTATTTGCCGGACAGCCTTTGGGTATGATTGTTCTGCCTATTATGATTTTCCATCAGATTCAGTTGATGGTTTGCGGCATTATTGCCAATTACTGGTCAAAGCAGAATACTGAACAGAGTGATGATGGCGGATGGTGAGTTTTACTCGCATATTGTTGGAATTGGCTGTATAATACTGTCCACTTGTTGTGCTTAGCTCTGACGGAAGCCGTCTCGGTGGGCCAAAAGAAATGGTCTGTTGTGGTGTTGGTCTGCACATTGTTCTGGATTTATCATCTGAATAATGCGCTTATTTCCTCATATTTATGAGAGTGATCAATTGCGATGACAGCGAAACCTTTCTTAACTTAGGAGAATCGACCATGCGCGCCGATATTCACCCAAAATATGAAACACTGGTTGCTACTTGTTCATGTGGTAACGTAATTGAAACTCGTTCTGCGTTAGGTAAAGAAACTATTTATCTTGACGTATGTTCAGCTTGCCACCCATTCTATACTGGTAAACAGAAGAATGTTGACACTGGCGGTCGTATCGACAAATTCAAACAGCGTTTTGCTGGTATGTCTCGTTCTATCAAACGCGACTGATCCATCAGGATGTAAAAAACGGGCAATTGCCCGTTTTTTTATGTCTGAAATTTTTAAACAGTGCCTGATGTACGCAGATATTTAAAAATTTCAGTGTCAGAAGTACAGAACCTTACTGGTCCTGTACATCAATTAAATGATCCAGTTTCTTCTGGAAATAATCACCCTGGATGAAGCGAGCATCGACGTTCCATGCATTGGCGAATAAAGTCATGTCATTCAGCTCGCGCAGCATAATCTGAACAGGTTTAATTTCATTGAAACGGGTCAGTTTTTCCTGTAACTCTTCCGTTGTCTTTTCACTTTGCAGCATTTTTGTCAGTGCATTGTGCAGAGTCAGAGAATTTACTTCGATCTGCTGAAGAATAGTCTCACTGTACATGGAGTTCCCAAAATCACGGATAGCAATTTCAGCACCATGCTGTCTCAACTGAATAATCTGTTTCTGTGCTTCAATCTGATGCTGATTAATATCTTCTTCAGCAAACTGTAAAATCAGCGGATGGCTTTGTTTACTTCCGATAATCGTAATCAGTTTTGCGATAAATTCAGGGAAAGTTTTGTCCTGTAACAACACATGTTTGTTCAGGTTGACGATCAGTTTGGCATCAGGATACTGAGTGATGAAGTTATGCAGCTGCTTACAGGATTCCACCAGTATCCAGCGATCAAGTTTAATGGACAGTTCTGGGTCTTCAGCAAGCTCCATCAAGCTTGAAAGTGGTTTTAGTGTATTTTCAAAAATAAAGCCACTGGTTACTTCATAGGTGTATAAATTGCTATCTTCTTTATCATACAGCTGTTGATATTTCAGGTGAATATCACCTTTTTCAAGACAGCTGCGTAAAGATTTGATCAGGGTTGAATCCTGTGAAGCAGGAGTAAGCTGAATCTGAGGAGCAAACAGTTCAATATCTGAAGTATCCAGGGAAATTTTCAGTGTTTCTTCAGACCCTTGATTCTGCGGTAATGCGGTGGTGTAGGCTTTTGCAATCAGTTGTTCAAACTGATGTTCATCCTTTATTTCAGATTCCAGCAGGGTATAACCAATTCTTAAATTTAAGGGGTAGGTTGCCTGATTGACATTGAGAAGTTGTGGCTTGCCCAGTGAGCTGAGACCGATCAGTTTTGATTCCAGACGGGCTTTGCTTTCCGCCTGGAAAAGTCCTGCAACAACCGAGGTATCTATGCTGAACAAAGGAACATTGGTCTGTTCTTTGATAAACTCTTTCATGTTTTTGAAATAGTTTTTAGAAGTGAGCCAGTCACTCTTAAAAATTTCATCAGGACATGAGTTTAATGAAAAAATAACCAGTGCATTGATATCAGATGGCTGTTTTGTTACGGTTCGGTTGATCTGCTGGAAGATGACAGGTTTCTGTTGTGCATGATCAGGAGAAGAAGTGCCTGAGGCAGACTCTGTACTGCTGGCAGTATCAATAGTGATCTGTAAGGCATCATCATCAGAAGACGGTAAAAATTCAAGTTTCAGAGGATTATGGCTTGCAACCAGTTCATTTGCAGTACTGATATCAAAGCGACCTAAATCGAACTGACCCTGAGAAATCTTTTTAAAGCGTAATTTGAAGTCATTCAGATCATTGGGCTGTAAAAGATCCAGTAATGGCAGGCCAATAATTTCATCTTCATTTTTAAAACCGAAAAGCTCCAGGTATTCAGGATTTGCATTGACATGAATCCCTTCCTGAATGATAGCAACTGCTTTATGGCTGTCTTCAACAAGTGACTGTGCCTGAGTCTGAGCCGTTTCCAGTTCTTCCATCAGGTGTTCCTGAGCCTGTTGCAGGCGGCTGAAAGACAGTGCGCGGATCAATCCCAGATAAAAGCGGTCTGTGTACTCCAGGTTCAGAATGTCAAACACACCTTTTCTGATATATGAGGTGTATTTTTCAGCTTCATAGTCGCTTGGTTTTAATAATAATAAAGGTAAATTAGGCTGTTTTGATGAGCGTATCAGTGGTAATGCCTGTTCAACTTTCAGGTCATAGGCCTGACCAAACAGAATTAAATCCCAGTTCAGATGAAGCTGTTTTTCAAAATTTTTAAGATCATCAAGCAGATAAGCATGTACCTGATGATCACTTTCCTGTAGCAGTTCACAGATTTTGTTATAACGGATCTGGTTATCGTCGATAATGAGTAAACGTGTTTCAGTACGTTTCAGTTTTTTGGATAGTAATGGATTTCTCACTTCAATGATTCCCATAAATCTTGATTTTTAATTTCACTGGCTTGTTTGCTGATGTAAGCATCAATCACAGATTGTTTCTGATCATTCAGTAGCTCAAAGTCAAAGCGCATAAAGCTTTGAGTAATAAGTAAGGGTTTTACAAGGTAAACTTTCAGTTCTTCTGTCCCCAGTCTGAGCATTACGGTCTGTTTGTCGCGAAGCATCTGTAGCCCAGGAAGAATCAGGCTGCTGCTGACTTCATCGAGCTGAGTGGTCTGAACCAGCAAAGCAGGGTGATAATTGCCATGATTACGATCAGATTTGACGTAGATTGAGCATGGGTAAATATCCTGAGCCAGCATTTCAAGTCCAAGCTCAAGGCTCTTCTCTGCAGACTGTTTAATCCAGCGGATGACACCACCTCGCCACTGACTCTGCGCATTTTCCTGGACAAGAATAAATTCACCGGTTTTCAGGTTCTTAGGTGTTGCGCCTGTCCATTTGATACGGTAACCATTGACACTGATATCCAGTACTTCTGTGGAGTAAATCTGTTTGGTTTCACGGTCCAGTGTTCTGGACGTGTTCATTTCAACAGGAATATTGGCACTCATTGAATTAATGAAATGACTTTCATTCTGGAACTGATAGTTTCCTGCATCGAGCTCTAAAGTTTCTTTGAAATTTTTACCTTTGGATAGATAAAAATGTGCAACAGTTAAGCCAAAGCAGATTTTCAGCTGTGCAGAATATTCATAACGTTCATGACGTCGCTCAGCGCTGTTGGTCAGAAGGTTATGGATGTGAAAATGCAGTGCTGGAGTCAGGAACAGTTTTTCATTTCTGGACAGGTATTCGCCATTTTTACCCTGAGCATTGTTCAGGTGCTCAAGCAGATCCTGTGTGGAGATATAAATTCCAGGCTGGAAATTACCTGACTGGTGAGCGTTATAAATGGGAGGATGATCTTTTGATGTATCGACAATATAACGTGAAAGCGTGGTTTCTTTTGGAAGTACCTGTACCAGTTTAGCCCAGTCAAAACTGCATAGATACAGTCCCTGAATTTCAGAAGGGCGGATCTGATGGGTATTGAAAATTTCAAGTAAAATCAGCTGGGCATAGGATTGATTGACAGACTGAAGCTGATGCTGTGTCCCCAGTAACTGATTAATATTGGTATGGTCATAGTGGTTCTGCAGAGCACAGTCCATGAGCTGATTGATGGTCAGCCACTGTCCAGGTAAGGGTGCGCTGTACTGAATCTGCTGTTGATACAGTAAGAGCGCCAGCTGCTGAAGAGCATAGTATGAAGAAACGATACGGGCTGTGTGCAGATTTTTTTTCTGATTAAATGCAAAAAATAAAAACTTATTGTTATTCAGCTGATAATTGCTGCGACGGGCTATATCAATATAAATCTTTGCAAAATAGCATCTGAGCAACAGAGCAAGTTCAATGATATGTTCATTACGGTCATTGGTAATCAAGCCTTGATTGAAAAAATGCTTTTCAAGGCTGCTCAGAATATTTTCAATAATAGGATGGATGGACTGAATCAGATCAAAACGTAAGGTTTCCTGGCATTGCAGTTCAGATATTTCGAGCAGAGCATTGAACAGTGTTTTTGAAGAATCACCAAGCTGCAGAATGGAAAGACCCGCAGACCATTCCTGCACACTTTTGACGGTATTCTGACAGAAACTCAGTTTCTCACGCCGTAATTCGGTTGGAATCTGGAAGATGTCTGAAGGATTCGTAGTCATCGTTGTTATTTAACTCAATAAGTTGAAACCCCAAAAAGCGGTGTCTTGTTTTTTTCGCCCGCAATTTCCCTGACGAGTTTAGGAACCAGATAGCCTGGCAGGTTCGCTAAAACGTCTTTATAAATAAGATCAATGCTGTCAGGCATCAGATCAAAATGGTGAGCACCTTTTACTTTATCTAACACATGAAGATAATAAGGCATTACACCCGCATCAAAGAGTCGGTAACTTAAGTCGGTCAGGACCTGAGCTGAATTATTTACCCCTTTCAATAAAACAGCCTGATTCAGTACAGTGATCTGTTGCTGAGTCAGCTCCTTCAGTCTGGAACAGGTAAAATCATCCAGCTCTGATGCATGATTTGAGTGTATCACCAGAATTATGCGTAGCCTACTGTTTTTTAAAATGGAAATCAGTGCTTCATCGACTCTGTTGGGGATTACAACAGGAACCCGTGAATGAATTCTCAAAAATTTTAACTGAGGAATGGACTCAAGTCGCTCTATCCACAACGCAAGTTTCCGGTTTGAGAGTGTCAGTGGGTCTCCACCGCTCAGAATCACTTCATTTATGTCGGGCTGACTTTCAAGATAAGCTTTAATATTAAGCCAGTCTTCATTTTTTGGCAGGTTTTCCTGGTAGGGGAAATGTCTGCGGAAACAGTAACGGCAATGTACGGCACATGCACCTGTTAATGTCAGTAAAAATCTGGATTTATATTTGTGCAGAACACCTGGTTGCTGGTTTGCATTTTCTTCAGCAAGTGGGTCTGTGACAAAGTCAGGATGTTCCTCCAGCTCAAGATGATGAGGGAGAACCTGGAGGAGCAGTGGGTCAAGTGGGTCACCTGTGACCATTTTTCCGACAAACGCTCGCGGTACACGTAATTTAAACTGTTCAGAAGCAAGAATTGCACCTGATAATAGTTGCTCAGGGGAGAGTCTGAGCTGTTCAAGCAATTCGAGAGGGTCTGTGATCAGATCACTGAGTTGAGATTGCCAGTTTTGCTCTTGGTACAAATAGTTTATCATGCCACGTGTTAAATAATGTTGGGTCAGGGATTGCAGGCAATTTCTGAAACCTGATGCGTTGTTGGAAAAATTGTTCAGAACAAGGTGTGAAACCTGCCATTGATGTTACCATGGTCAGAAATTGCGAACCTTGCTCAGACATTTTACCTGTAAGCCGAAGGCTCAGGGGCATTTTTTATATTGCTTTGCTGTGTGTTGCTTATTTAGAATACTAAACATTGCTCACGCGGTGGTTTCAGCACAGATGCTCTCTGTCGCTCAGCTGGTAAATCAGCAATATTCCTTCGCGTCCATAGATTAAACCAGTAAGTTTGGAGTGTGCCATTCATGGCCTATTATTCTACAAATGATTTCAAGTCAGGCCTTAAAGTAATGCTTGACGGAAACCCATGTTCAATCATGGAAAATGAATACGTAAAACCTGGTAAAGGTCAAGCGTTCAACCGCGTAAAATTGCGTAACCTTCGTTCAGGTAAAGTTTTAGAAAAAACATTTAAATCTGGCGAATCTTTAGAAGCAGCAGATATTGTTGAAGTAGAGATGGATTATCTTTATAACGATGGCGAGCTGTGGAACTTCATGGATCCAGAAAGCTTTGAACAGATTGCAGCAGATAAAACTGCAATGGGCGATGCTGCTAAATGGCTGAAAGACGACTCCAATGAAAAATGTACAATTATGCTGTTTAATGGCGTTCCATTAAACGTAAGTGCACCAAACTTTGTTGTACTGAAAATTGTTGAAACTGATCCAGGTGTCCGTGGTGATACTTCTGGCGGTGGCGGTAAACCTGCAAAACTTGAAACTGGTGCGGTTGTCCGTGTCCCACTTTTTGTTCAGCAGGAAGAAAGTGTGCGTGTTGATACCCGTACAGGTGATTACCTTGAACGTGCTTAATGCATGCTGATTCAGGTAAGACAGAAGGGATGATGAAAATCATCCCTTTTTTAATACTAAAGTATTAGATGAATAATGTGTGGGATAAGATAATTTCGAGAAGGAATGATCTGTTTAATAAAATGTAAACAACAAGAAATATATTGAAATTATCATGTGGAGATTGTGTTAATTATAAGCATTCAGAAGATTTTCATACCAAAGTATTGGGTGAAAAGTAAAGTATAAGGAGTACATTCGCAAAGGAAAAACAGCGGTACCTCGAACAATAAGAATTTCAAGCTGATTTGATGCAACAGATATGAGGGATTGAGATGGAATCTATTCAAACAAAATCCAGTATGACAGCCAAAATCATCTGGTTTTTAGTCGCAATTGTGGGAGCAGTGTCGTTCGGGATTCTCGCTCTCAGCCGTGGTGAACATGTAAATGCGGTCTGGCTGGTTTTAGCGGCAGCCTGTGTCTACAGTATTGCTTATCGTTTTTACAGTCTGTTTATTGCAACCCGCGTTTTTGAACTGAATTCAAGAAGACTGACGCCTGCGCAGCGTCTGGCGGATGGTCTGGATTATGTACCGACCAATAAGTATGTACTTTTTGGACATCACTTTGCTGCAATTGCAGGAGCAGGTCCACTGGTTGGTCCAATTCTGGCAGCTCAGATGGGTTATCTGCCAGGAACGATCTGGTTACTGGTGGGCGTAGTGCTGGCTGGTGCGGTACAGGATTTCCTGGTTCTGTTTATTTCAACCCGTCGTGATGGACGTTCACTGGGTGAAATGGCGAAGCAGGAACTGGGGTCATTTGCCGGTGTAGTGGTCATGCTGGGTGCTTTAGGTGTGATGATTATCATCCTGGCGGTATTGGCACTTGTGGTTGTCAAAGCACTGACAAACAGCCCATGGGGTGTGTTCAGTATTGCCGCAACCATTCCGATTGCGCTGTTTATGGGAATTTATATGCGATTTATCCGTCCAGGTAAAATTGCAGAAGTTTCCATTATCGGTTTTGTTCTGATGATGGCAGCCATTATTTTTGGTGGTGATATTGCACAGCATCCTTACTGGGGACCATTCTTCACACTGACAGGTACACAGCTGACCTGGTGTCTGATTATTTACGGTTTTGTTGCTTCAGTTTTACCGGTCTGGCTGTTACTGGCACCGCGTGATTATCTGTCAACCTTCCTGAAAATTGGTGTCATTGTTGGACTGGCGATCGGTATTGTTGTTGCACTGCCTGAAATGAAAATGCCGGCAGTCACGCATTTTATTGATGGTACAGGCCCTGTATTTGCAGGCTCAATGTTCCCATTCCTGTTCATTACCATTGCCTGTGGTGCGATTTCCGGTTTCCATGCGCTGGTATCTTCTGGAACCACACCTAAACTTGTTGATAATGAGAAAAACATTCGTGTCATCGGTTATGGCGGCATGTTAATGGAATCATTTGTTGCCATCATGGCAATGATCTGTGCGACCGTGCTTGAGCCTGGTGTTTATTTTGCAATCAATGCGCCAGCCGCAGTACTGGGTACAACGGTGGAAAGCGCAGCAGAAGCAGTCAGAAATTTAGGCTTTGTTGTGACCCCTGAAGCGCTGACTTTACTTGCAAAAGAAGTGGGTGAATCGACTATTCTGTCCCGTACAGGTGGTGCTCCGACGTTTGCAATCGGTATGGCGCATATCATTACAGAAATCTTTAACAGCCGTGAAATGATGGCATTCTGGTATCACTTCGCAATTCTGTTTGAAGCACTGTTCATTCTGACTGCTGTGGATGCAGGCACACGTGCATGTCGTTTTATGGTTCAGGATACTGTTGGTATTGTTGTACCTGCACTGAAAAATTCACACAATTTTGTGGGGAATATGATCGGGACTGCGGTCGCTGTTTCAGGGTGGGGATTCTTCGTCTACCAGGGTGTGGTCGATCCATTGGGCGGTATTAACAGCCTATGGCCACTGTTTGGTATCGGTAACCAGATGCTCGCAGCAATGGCACTGATTCTGGGTACAGTCATTCTGTTCAAGATGAAAAAAGAAAAATATGTCTGGGTTACTATTGTGCCTACAGTTTTCCTTTTCATCACCTGTATGACGGCTGGCTGGCAGAAGATTTTTCACGAAAATCCTAAAATCGGTTTCCTGGCTCAGGCAAACAGATTTTCCGATGCAATTGCTAAAGGCGAAATTTTAAAACCTGCGAAAACACTTGAGGAAATGCATACGATTGTGATTTCCAACCAGATCAATGCGGTACTTTGTGCATTCTTCATGATTGTTGCGGTTGTTATGCTGTTGGCTGCAATTGGTGTCATTCGCCGTGCACTGGCAAATCCAGAGCCTACGGTAAATGAAGCTGAAGCAATATACAGCGATGAAATACCTGTTGCTGGAGAAGTGAAATGAAACTGAAAGAGCAGATCCGTCAGAAACTGGCTGTAGGTAAAATCATTAAATTTACACTGCTTGCACAACCGAAAAAGTTTTTAATGCTGAATGGCATCCGAACAATTCAGTTGATATGGCAGCGTTTACAGCAGAGCTTCCGACTGATGGTGGGTGTGCCTGATTATGCCAACTATGTTGAGCATATGAAAAAGCATCATCCTGATTTAAGCCCGATGGATGAAAAAACTTTCCACCGCTATTGTGTTGATGCCAGATATCCTTCAGCTGGTGGGACATTAAAAAAATGCCCTTGTTAAGCCTGGGAATCAGTCTGTAAATTAACTGATTTCTTTGGAAAAAACAGAAAACAGTGTATGTTGAACATGCACTGTTTTTTTATTGGGGAATATTGTGATCTGGGGCGCAAACAGGGTTCATAAAGAGGAATCCATAGATGGGCAGCATCTGCTGCAACAGCAGGTAGATCAATATGCACCTCGTATTCAGCAGTTTCTTCAGCAAATCAACACCATTATTCTGGATAAGGAAAAGCAGACCAGACTTTCATTGTGCTGTCTGTTTGCTGGTGGTCATATTCTGTTTGAAGATTTACCGGGTTTAGGGAAAACAACATTATCCAGTGCGCTGGCTCGTCTGGCTGGGCTGAAGTTCCAGCGGATTCAGTTCACCAATGACATGCTTGCCAGTGATGTCATTGGGGTAAATATGTTTAATCAGAAAGCGCATGAGTTTGAGTTCAGAAATGGCCCTGTGTTTACCCAGATTCTACTGGCTGATGAAATTAACCGTTGCAGCCCGAAAACTCAGAGTGCTTTGCTTGAAGCAATGGAAGAAGGTTTTGTGACTGTTGATGGTGAACGGCATGTCCTGCCAAAACCATTCTGGGTGGTTGCCACTCAGAATCCATTATTTCAAAGTGGAACTTATGCTTTGCCCGAGTCTCAGCTGGACAGATTTCTGATGCGTTTATCACTGGGTTATCCATCCCGAGCCGCAGAGAAACAGCTTCTTCAGCAGGGTAAACGCCATGATTTAATTCCTGCATTGGCTCATGTATTTAATGAGCAGGAAATACT encodes the following:
- the gloA gene encoding lactoylglutathione lyase → MRMLHTMLRVGNLERSLAFYTEVLGMTLLRKRDYEEGRFTLAFVGYGDEENNTVLELTHNWDTDHYELGNAYGHIAVGVDDAYKACEEIKARGGNVVREAGPMKGGVTVIAFVEDPDGYKVELIQQDQDARNN
- a CDS encoding EAL domain-containing protein, with the translated sequence MGIIEVRNPLLSKKLKRTETRLLIIDDNQIRYNKICELLQESDHQVHAYLLDDLKNFEKQLHLNWDLILFGQAYDLKVEQALPLIRSSKQPNLPLLLLKPSDYEAEKYTSYIRKGVFDILNLEYTDRFYLGLIRALSFSRLQQAQEHLMEELETAQTQAQSLVEDSHKAVAIIQEGIHVNANPEYLELFGFKNEDEIIGLPLLDLLQPNDLNDFKLRFKKISQGQFDLGRFDISTANELVASHNPLKLEFLPSSDDDALQITIDTASSTESASGTSSPDHAQQKPVIFQQINRTVTKQPSDINALVIFSLNSCPDEIFKSDWLTSKNYFKNMKEFIKEQTNVPLFSIDTSVVAGLFQAESKARLESKLIGLSSLGKPQLLNVNQATYPLNLRIGYTLLESEIKDEHQFEQLIAKAYTTALPQNQGSEETLKISLDTSDIELFAPQIQLTPASQDSTLIKSLRSCLEKGDIHLKYQQLYDKEDSNLYTYEVTSGFIFENTLKPLSSLMELAEDPELSIKLDRWILVESCKQLHNFITQYPDAKLIVNLNKHVLLQDKTFPEFIAKLITIIGSKQSHPLILQFAEEDINQHQIEAQKQIIQLRQHGAEIAIRDFGNSMYSETILQQIEVNSLTLHNALTKMLQSEKTTEELQEKLTRFNEIKPVQIMLRELNDMTLFANAWNVDARFIQGDYFQKKLDHLIDVQDQ
- a CDS encoding AmpG family muropeptide MFS transporter; the encoded protein is MTTQSKDHSKGWKSAFTAFLDRRALIMLFLGFSSGIPIFLIFSTLSFWLTEAGISRSTITMFSWAALAYAFKFIWAPLIDKLPIPLLTKMMGQRRSWLLISQLLVICAICLMAMTNPDPNTMAFGSVSSLTFMAMAAVFLGFSSATQDIIVDAYRIELADDPDVQTVLASTYNAGYRIATIITQLGALLFAASLGTAVGNYIYQAWQTTYLVMAGLMIVGVITTFVIHEPVVKRQSDHYKSTQYLQLFLVFVVSTGIFVTAFIYLGQWLSLLAVEDAFLSFVIQVIRFVGSVLCAVAVVMLLVQTPLVDSKIVVDTWVAPFLDFFKRYGLKVALAILLLIGFYRISDIVAGVMANLFYLDLNFDKEEIAWFNKFFAIFFVILGGFLGGLLAQRYNVMKMMLLGAVLASSTNLIFVGLVKSGSTINDVQLSVGTRQYTVHPDEVGNWNIKVDAKDFAASPQLKIQAHPSDTDQAMALTVPVSVYHAGAQPQLIVRAIGGDDQLHQDELKKDVIVLGSLVNLPQQATVQKVQVSVQGAEAVDAKIENGSWSAVIPGAQLAQQDKISVQAEYQHAGQVQTLTQMHAYQNLSNKLQPKYRLSVADIPSVNIDQREQVELKGKVIVPYSKVWLVMGIIFDNLASGLAGAVFIAFLSSLTSVSFTAMQYAIFSSLMLLLPKMIGGYSGTIVTSFGYSNFFFITFLMGIPIFLLVLWVAKLLSDHKTP
- a CDS encoding bile acid:sodium symporter family protein; amino-acid sequence: MNILKLLALDRFTILLIVMVILATFLPVYGQAASIFGVVTNIAIAILFFLHGAKLSREAIVQGILHWRLHGVVFAITFAVFPIIGLLLKPVIEPLLGQQLYWGFLFMCFLPSTVQSSIAFTSVAKGNVAAAVCSASFSNLVGMFITPVLVSLFIFGQSKHEYDATSSILEIALLLLLPFIAGQLLRPLVFPYMVKIPGIVKAFDQGTILMVVYGAFSGAVVAGLWHQVSWQTLLLLTVICSLFLTVIMLLALYIPKWLGFNREDQITVFFCGSKKTLASGVPMAQILFAGQPLGMIVLPIMIFHQIQLMVCGIIANYWSKQNTEQSDDGGW
- the rpmE gene encoding 50S ribosomal protein L31 gives rise to the protein MRADIHPKYETLVATCSCGNVIETRSALGKETIYLDVCSACHPFYTGKQKNVDTGGRIDKFKQRFAGMSRSIKRD